The following are from one region of the Juglans regia cultivar Chandler chromosome 10, Walnut 2.0, whole genome shotgun sequence genome:
- the LOC118349665 gene encoding secreted RxLR effector protein 161-like yields the protein MKDLDEASYVIGVEIHRDKEQRILELSQKTYIEKEQMKGISYASAVGSLMYAQVRTRPNIGFAVGLLGPYQSNLGLGHWKDVKKVLRYFQGTKDYRLTYRHTDCLKVVGYSDSNFAKCVDTKKSNSGNIFLLAGGAIS from the exons atgaaagatttaGATGAAGCCTCTTATGTCATTGGCGTAGAGATTCACAGAGACAAAGAACAAAGAATTTTGGAACTGTCTCAAAAGACTTACATTGAAAAG GAGCAGATGAAAGGGATATCGTATGCATCTGCAGTAGGAAGCTTAATGTATGCACAGGTCCGCACTAGACCTAACATTGGCTTTGCAGTGGGATTATTGGGTCCATATCAAAGTAACCTAGGTTTGGGTCATTGGAAGGATGTAAAGAAGGTTCTACGGTATTTTCAAGGAACCAAGGACTACAGATTGACCTACAGACACACTGATTGTTTAAAGGTGGTTGGTTATTCAGACTCGAATTTTGCTAAATGTGTAGACACCAAAAAATCTAATTCAGGAAATATTTTTCTACTTGCTGGGGGTGCTATATCCTGA